Genomic DNA from Longimicrobium sp.:
AGATGGCGTCCGGCGTGTCCCACGTCCGCCCTTCGTAGAACACCCACAGCCCCGCCCCGATCAGCAGGAACAGGGCGAACTGGCCGATGACGATCACCGCCGAGCCGATGATGGCGCGCCGCGCGTCCCGCAGCGAGGGCGAGGCCAGCAGCCGCTGCACGATCAGGTGGTCGGCCCCGTGCGACGCCATCGTCAGGAACGCCCCGCCGATGAGGCCCGTGAAGAGCCAGTTGGCCTGAGAGAACCCGCCGTCCAGGTGAATCACCTTCAGCTTGCCCGCGTCGCCCGCAACCTGCACCAGCCCGCCCCACCCGCCGGGGATCAGCCCCAGCACCACCCACAGCACCGCGATGCCGCCCACGATGTAGATGAACATCTGCGCCACGTCCACCCACACCACCGCGCGCAGCCCGCCGTAGTAGCTGTAGACGAGGGTGAAGATGCCGATGGAAAGGATGGACGCCCACACCGGCATCCCCGTAATCAGCCCCAGCGGGATGGCGGTGGCGAAGATGCGTACCGCATCCGCCAGCACGCGGGTGACCAGGAACACGAGCGACGCCAGCCGCCGCGCGTCCTGGCCGAAGCGGCGCTCCAGCAGCACGTACGCCGTGGCGATCTCGCCGCGGAAGTAGCCGGGGAGCAGGAAGACGGAGATGGCGATGCGGCCCAGCAGGTATCCCGCGGCCAGCTGCAGCATCCACAGGTCGCCCGTGTACGCCGTCGCCGGCACGCTGACCACGGTGAGCGCGCTGGTCTCCGTCGCCACGAGCGAAAAGCAGGCGGCCCACCACGGAATGGAGTGGTCGGCCAGGAAGTAGTCCTGCGCGTCCTTCTGCTGGCGGCCGAGGACGGTGCCCAGCACCGCGACGAACGCCACGTACGCCAGCACCACGGCCAGGTCGATCGCGCCGTTCACCCGTCCCCCCGCGTGCGTGTCATGTCGTTCGGCTGGATTGAGCGTGAGGGGCAAACCAATGGGCGGGCATCGGCGTCCAATCTCGTGTCCGCCCCGCCGCGTTGCAATCCGTGCAATCGTAGCGGATGTGCTATATATTTAGCATACCTGACCCGGCTGTTCACTCTCCCTCGTCCCCCGGCGGCCATGAACTCCCTCGTTCGCATCGTCCCGGCGCTGCTTCTCGCCACCAGCGCACCCGCCGCGGCGCAGCTGCGCTACACGGTGGACATCGATGATCCCGCCACGCATCGCGCCACCATCACGCTGCGGGTGGATTCGCTCGCGGCGCGGGACAGCGTCTTCCAGTTCGCGGCGACGGCGCCGGGCACGTACCAGACGATGAACATCGGGCGCTTCGTGCGCGACCTGCGCGCCATGGACGCGCGCGGCCGGCCGGTGGCGGTGCGCAAGCAGTCGGAGAACGCGTGGGTGTTCGGCGACCCGCGGCGCGTGCGCACGGTGACGTACCAGGTGCTGGATACCTGGAACACGCCGGTGACCGAATTTCCCATCTATCCCATGGCCGGCACCGCCATCGAGGCCGACCACGCCCTGCTGAACGCGCACGCCATGCTCGGCTATCCGCGCGGCATGCAGGCGCAGCCGGTGTTCATCCACTTCGAAGCGCCCCCGGGGTGGACGGTGGAGACGCCGCTGGTCGCGGGCCCGGACGGCTACCGCGCCGACAGCTACGACCACGCGGTGGACTCGCCTTTTCTGCTGGGCGCGCGCCTCACCACGTCCACGCTGACGGTGGGCGGGGTGCCGGTGCGCATAGCGGCGCACTCGCCGTCGCAACTCATCACCGCAAACGAGCTGCGCGACGCCATGCAGGGCACGCTCACCGCGGCGGGCACGTTCCTGGGACGCCTGCCGGTGGACCGGTACGTGTTCCTCTTCCGCTTCGCCCCGCAGCGCCAGGGGCAGGCGATGGGCGCGTGGGAGCACAGCTACAGCTCGGAATACGTGCTCCCCGACGTCCCGTACACGTCGCGCGTGGGCGAGCAGGTGACGGACATCGCGGCGCACGAGTTCTTTCACATCGTCGCGCCGCTGAACATCCACTCCGAGATCGTGGAGCACTTCAACTTCCAGACGCCGGTGCCGTCCGCGCACGTCTGGCTGTACGAGGGCGTGACGGAGTGGGCGTCGGAAAAGATGCAGCTGGACGGCGGGCTGATGTCGCTGGACCAGTACCTGGGCAACGTGGTGGGCAAGATGCGGACGGACCGCACCCGGTACGACACCACCTTCTCGCTCAAGCAGCTCGCCCTGACGTCGTTCACGGAAGCGGGCGCGCGGCAGTACGGCAACATCTACCAGCGCGGCGCCGTCGTCGCGGGGCTGCTGGACATCCACCTGCTGCGGCTCTCCGACGGGCGGCACGGCCTGCGCGACCTGATGCTGGACCTGTCGCGCGAGTACGGCCCGCGGCGCCCGTTCCCGGAAGATTCGCTTTACGCCATCATCGCCGCGCGTACCTCGCCGGAGGTGCTGGACTTCTTCGCGCGCTACGTCGACCGCGCCGAGCGCCCGCCGGTGCGCGAGACCTATGCGCTCCTGGGCATCGACCTGGTGGAAGACGAGCGCGGCCTGCCCCAGCGGCTGGTTCCGAACCCCAACGCCACCCCCGAGCAGCTGCGCCTGCGCGAGGCGTGGCTGCGCTCCGGCTCCGGCGCCTCCACCCCTCCACGGTAGAAGCCGCGAGCAGGCGCAACGACGAGACAGTGACGGGCCCTGGCGCACGCCAGGGTCCCTGAAGCCGGTCCGGGAACGCGCGTAGTATCGGCCGTCGCGTTGCACCGATCTGGTGCACGCCGCCCCATCCCGGTGCAATGGACCGCACGAGAGCAAAAGTTGGAAATTCCTTGCAACGGGCTGGCCCGGCGAGGCTTGCAGGCTCCACTCGCCGCCCCCGAGCGCGGGTCCCGGCTGTGCAGCGGCGGGCACTACCCCCCACGGCACCCTGCCCCGGGGGAACCCGTACCGAACGGACGCCTATGCGAACCGCCCGTACCTTGGCCGCCGCCGTCTGCGCCGCCGCGGCACTTGCCGCCTGCGACGCCCCCACCCCATCGGTGCAGCCAGAGGAGCAGCCGACCTCCGCCGACCTGCGCCTCGACCCCATGTTCGCGCGCGCCGCGGCCGAGTTCGGGGTGCCGGTCGACCTGCTCAAGGCTGTTTCCTTTACCGAAACGGGGTGGCAGTTCGCCCGGGGGGAGCACAGCGACATGGAAGGGCTGGCACCCGCATACGGGATCTTCGCGCTGCGGGGCGAGCGCCTGGAGCGCGGCGCCCGGCTGGCCGGGGTGAGCCTGGCCGCCGCCCGCACCGAAACCGAAGCCAGCATCCGCGCCGGCGCGGCACTGCTTCGCGCCGAAGGCAAGGCGCAGGGCGTAGCCGGCTCGGACCTGGCGGCCTGGGAGCCCGCCGTGGCGAGCTTCAGCGGCATCGCCAACGAAGAGGCCCGCGCGGGCTACGTGTCCAACGGCGTGTACCGCGCGTTGCGCGTGGGCGTGAACGACGCCGAGCAGGCATCGCTCGCCGCCCATCCCGGCGTGCGGGTGGCCCCGGCGGTGCTCCCGGCCGGCCCGCGGTACACCACGGAGTACGGCCCGGCCATCTGGACCCCGTCGCCCAACTACACCTCCGGGCGCTCCGGGTACTCCACCGCGCTGGTGGTCATCCACACCTGCGCCGGAAACTACAGCGGCTGCTGGAGCTGGCTCACCAGCACCCAGTCCGGCGTGTCGGCGCACTACGTCGTCGGGCAGACGGACGTCGGCGGCGGCGTCGCCGAAGTGCGCCAGCTGGTGGACGAAGACAACACCGCCTGGCACGTGGGCAAGTACTGGCAGGGGTATCCCACCAACCCGCGCTCGGTGGGCATTGAGCACGGCGGCTTCTCGTACGGCAGCAACGGCTACGGTCCGTGGCCCGCGGTGCAGTACAACACCTCCGTCACGCTCACCTGCGACATCGTCAAGAGCCGCGCCATCATCCGTGATCGCGACCACATCATCGGCCACTACCAGCCGGACCCGGTGAACCGCGCGCACGACCCCGGGCAGGGCTTCCCGTGGGCGGACTACATGAGCCGGATCAACAGCTGCGTGGGCGGCGGCACCAGCCCGGCCATCACCGTCGACAGCAACACCGGCAGCCCCGGCACCGACGCCCGCTTCTCGGTCTCGGGCAACTGGATCGCGTCCACCGGCACCGGCGGCTACTACGGCACGGGATACTACCATGCGAGCACGGCGGCGGTGAGCGACCCGGCGAACTTCGAGTTCTACCTGCCGGCCGCCGCCACCAAGGCGGTGTCCGCGTGGTATACCTCCGGCACCAACCGCTCGACGACCGCGCCGTACATCATCTACAACGCCAGCGGCACCGAGCTGGGACGCCGCTCGGTGAACCAGCAGACGGGTGGCGGCACCTGGCAGTCGCTGGGCAGCTACAGCTTCTCGGCGGGCTGGAACAAGGTTTCGCTCTCGCGGTGGACCACGGCCGGCTACGTGGTGATCGCCGACGCGGTGCGGATCCAGTAGCAAGGCAACGGTGAAAGCGCGGCCGGTCCGGAACTTCGGGCCGGCCGCGCCGCACGCCGGACCGATGGCAACCAGCGAAGCCCTCCCACGAGTGTACATGCCCAACTTCTCGCGAGCACTCCCGGTCTGCGCCCTGGCCCTCGTCGTGGCGGGGTGCGGTACGGATGCCGGCGCCGCCCCCAACCGCCCGGCCGCCCCGCCCGCGGCTGCCCTTCCCCCCGCCGACCCCGCGGACACGCTCTCGCTGGCCGAGCGCGAAGGGATCGCGGGGCGCATCGTCTTCATCGCCGAACGCGACGGCAACAAGGAGCTGTACTCCGTGCGCCCCACGGGCGCCGGTGAGCAGCGCCTGACGGCCCGCCCGGCGCAGGACTTCGCCGGCGACCCGCTTCCCGACGGCTCGGGGCTGCTGGTGATCTCGCTGGAGGGCGAGGGCCCGTCGCGGGTGGAGCGCTTCTGGATGGCGACCGACGGAAGCGGGCCGCTGCGTCCCCTGGGTCCGCGCGGCGCGCTGATGCGCAACCCGAGCTGGGGGCCGGACGGCCGCTGGCTGGTCTACGAAAGCAACACCCGCGACGGCTATCGCGACATCTACCGCCTGGACCGGGCCACCGGGCAGGTGCGCGCGCTCACCGCCAACCCCGAGGGGAACTTCCGGCCGGTGGTGTCGCCGCGTGGCGACTGGGTGGTCTTCGGCTCCAGCCGCGACAGCGTGTCGGAGCTGTACCGCATGCGCCCCGACGGCAGCGGCCAGGAGCGCATCACCCACACCCCGCGTGACGAGTGGGGAGCCCGCTGGTCGTCGGACGGCGGCCTGCTCGCCTTCCTCAGCGACCGCGACGGGAGCGACCGGGTGTACGTGAGCTACCCCGACGGCCGGGAGACGCGCCGGCTTTCGGAGGAACCGCTCGACCCGCACGTGATGGAAGACCGGCCGGCGTGGGCGCCGCAGGGCTTCGGCATCGCGTGGGTGCGGCGAAAGGGGAACGAGCCGTCCCGCATCCTCATCCGCGACGTCACGACGGGCTTCAAGGGCGAGGTGCGCGCCCGCGGGCTGGGGTCGCTGGAAGACCCCGCCTGGTCGCCGGACGGGCGCTACCTGGCGTTCACGCTCACCCGCGGCGACAGCGCCCAGGTGTACGTGGCCCGCGCCGACGGCACCAAGCCTACCCGCATCACCCACGCGCCCGGCCCCAACTGGGCCCCGGTATGGCTGGCTGCGCGCCCGTCCCCGTCGCCGGCCGCGCCGTCCGCGCGGTGACCGCTGGTTCCCCCGCCACTTCCGAGAGAAGACGATGCTCAACTGGACTCGTTTCACCGCCGCCGCCCTGGCGTCGCTCGCGCTCGCCGGCTGCGGCGATGCCGTCACCGACCCATCTCTTCGCTCCCCGGAGGTGGCGGCGCGCAAATACGTCCTGCCCACCGGCGTCAGCGCCCAGATGGCGCCCGGCGGCCCCTACAACCTGCGGGCAGGCCCCAGCACCGACTACGCGGTCGAGGGCTCCGTCGCTGGCGGCGCGGGAGTGAACATCTCCTGTACCTCGTGGGGCGAGAGCGTGTCCGGCCACTACGGAACCAGCGTGGTCTGGGACCGGCTGGGGAACGGCTCGTGGGTGGCCGACGCGAACGTGCTCACGGGAAGCGACCGGCAGGTGGCCCGCCCCTGCCGGCGCGACGACTATCCGTACCGTAACTCCAGCACCAGCGGCGTGGACCGATGGAACTTCTACAACCGCCAGTGCACCTCGTTCGCGGCGCACCGCATCAACTGGAACGGCACGCGCACGGGCAAGACGTTCACCAACATGTACCTGGGCGAGCACTTCGGCGACGCGCACATGTGGGACGATGCCGCGCGTGCGTCCGGCGTGGCGATCTCGGGCACTCCCGCCGTAGGTCGCATCGCGCAGTGGAACCGGAACGTGGGTGGCGTGGGGGGCTACGGGCACGTGGCGTACGTGAGCGCCGTGTACGACGACGGCAGCATCCTGATCGAGGAGTACAACTGGAGCGCCTACTCGTACGGCACGCGCCGCCTGTACCCGGGTGGCGGCTACTGGCCCAGCAACTTCATCAACTTCTAACCGGGTGACGCGGGCGCCCTCCCGGAGGTCCGGGAGGGCGCCGTCCCCTCAGTCCCCAGCCAGGCGCGTCCACACCATCCATCCAGCCGCGCCGACCGCGACCGCCCCGACGACGTACGGCCACGGCGATGCACCATCAGCGATCGACCAGTACGCACGGTTTCCCGCCCAGACGGCCAGCCCGATCCACACGCCCAAACCGAGGAGCAGCAGGAACGTGGAGGCGGGCCCTCCTCCATGCGGCACGGGGACGAACCCGCTGACGAACAGCATGATCATCATGCCCGGACTGACCACCAGCAGGGTGGCGCCCGCGGCGACCAGCGCGCAGAGCAGGCCCAGCACGGGGCGGGCGGAAGGCGCCCGTCTGGCTGGGCTGGCTCCGCTGGCTCGGCGCGGCAGGAAGTTCTTGCAGTTGGCGCAGTAGGCCGCGCCCGCCGGGTTCGCCGTGGAGCAGTTGCCGCACACGATCGTCCCGGGCCGGGGGGGCTCTGGCGAGATGGATTCCACCTCGGGTTGGAGGGTCGGGTCCACGCGGGCTCCACGCCTCAGTCCCCCGCCAGCCCCAGCGCCGTCGGCACGAACGGGGCTTCGTGCATCACGATGGGCTTGCGCTTGCGGACCAGCAGGATCCACTCGCGGATGGAGACCACGATCACCATCACCGCCACGCCCATGAACACCAGGGCCACGACGGCGTCCAGCCGCGCGTTGAACATCATCTGCTG
This window encodes:
- a CDS encoding sodium:solute symporter, translated to MNGAIDLAVVLAYVAFVAVLGTVLGRQQKDAQDYFLADHSIPWWAACFSLVATETSALTVVSVPATAYTGDLWMLQLAAGYLLGRIAISVFLLPGYFRGEIATAYVLLERRFGQDARRLASLVFLVTRVLADAVRIFATAIPLGLITGMPVWASILSIGIFTLVYSYYGGLRAVVWVDVAQMFIYIVGGIAVLWVVLGLIPGGWGGLVQVAGDAGKLKVIHLDGGFSQANWLFTGLIGGAFLTMASHGADHLIVQRLLASPSLRDARRAIIGSAVIVIGQFALFLLIGAGLWVFYEGRTWDTPDAIFPRFTLDHLPPGISGLVVAAILAAAMSSSLNALAAVSVHDLYVPLRGKKDEAHLLAVGKRFTLLWGVVMIAVSLAFQLIAKGTPLVVIALQIASFTYGGLLGGFLLGLISKRADGRDAVTGMGVAVAGMTLLWALQQFGAIPKLVDTLWFALLGSAITVAVGEASARIRGSRGVMVAG
- a CDS encoding N-acetylmuramoyl-L-alanine amidase, whose protein sequence is MRTARTLAAAVCAAAALAACDAPTPSVQPEEQPTSADLRLDPMFARAAAEFGVPVDLLKAVSFTETGWQFARGEHSDMEGLAPAYGIFALRGERLERGARLAGVSLAAARTETEASIRAGAALLRAEGKAQGVAGSDLAAWEPAVASFSGIANEEARAGYVSNGVYRALRVGVNDAEQASLAAHPGVRVAPAVLPAGPRYTTEYGPAIWTPSPNYTSGRSGYSTALVVIHTCAGNYSGCWSWLTSTQSGVSAHYVVGQTDVGGGVAEVRQLVDEDNTAWHVGKYWQGYPTNPRSVGIEHGGFSYGSNGYGPWPAVQYNTSVTLTCDIVKSRAIIRDRDHIIGHYQPDPVNRAHDPGQGFPWADYMSRINSCVGGGTSPAITVDSNTGSPGTDARFSVSGNWIASTGTGGYYGTGYYHASTAAVSDPANFEFYLPAAATKAVSAWYTSGTNRSTTAPYIIYNASGTELGRRSVNQQTGGGTWQSLGSYSFSAGWNKVSLSRWTTAGYVVIADAVRIQ
- a CDS encoding CHAP domain-containing protein, translating into MLNWTRFTAAALASLALAGCGDAVTDPSLRSPEVAARKYVLPTGVSAQMAPGGPYNLRAGPSTDYAVEGSVAGGAGVNISCTSWGESVSGHYGTSVVWDRLGNGSWVADANVLTGSDRQVARPCRRDDYPYRNSSTSGVDRWNFYNRQCTSFAAHRINWNGTRTGKTFTNMYLGEHFGDAHMWDDAARASGVAISGTPAVGRIAQWNRNVGGVGGYGHVAYVSAVYDDGSILIEEYNWSAYSYGTRRLYPGGGYWPSNFINF